In the Corynebacterium suedekumii genome, one interval contains:
- a CDS encoding IS3 family transposase (programmed frameshift): MPKPFPKEFRDDVIRVAENRDPEVTLAQIAKDFGVHVGTLDKWMRQARIEAGEQPGETKQESVELRDLRKRNRLLEQEVEVLRRATAYLSQAHLPKMMYPLVSELAADGIPVVVSCRVLKLARQPYYRWLNNPVTRRELEEAYRANALFNAHRDDPEFGYRLLADEARDEGEPMADRTAWRIASLNGWWSVFGKKRSKNGKKPGPAVHDDLCVVIDERGRERHQFVASRPNQLWLTDITEHKTSEGRLYLCAVKDAFSGRIVGYSIDSRMKASLAVRAVRNAARMRGNVNGCIVHSDRGSQFRSRKLRRELATHNLVGSMGRVASCGDNAAMESFFSLLQKNVLNRRSWATREQLRIAIVTWIERTYHRRRRQVRLGRLTPIEFETIMNNDLALAA; encoded by the exons ATGCCCAAGCCGTTCCCCAAGGAGTTCCGCGACGACGTGATCCGCGTGGCGGAGAATCGTGATCCGGAAGTGACGCTCGCGCAGATCGCGAAGGACTTCGGCGTCCATGTCGGAACTCTCGATAAGTGGATGCGGCAGGCCCGCATCGAGGCCGGCGAACAGCCGGGTGAGACGAAGCAGGAGTCCGTGGAGTTGCGTGATCTCCGTAAGCGCAATCGCCTCCTCGAGCAGGAGGTCGAGGTCCTGCGCCGCGCGACCGCGTATCTGTCTCAGGCTCATCTGCCG AAAATGATGTACCCGCTCGTTTCCGAGCTCGCCGCGGACGGGATTCCTGTCGTGGTGTCGTGTCGGGTATTGAAGCTCGCTCGTCAGCCGTACTACCGCTGGCTGAACAACCCCGTCACAAGGCGGGAGTTGGAGGAGGCGTATCGCGCGAACGCGCTGTTCAATGCTCACCGTGACGACCCGGAGTTCGGGTATCGGCTCCTCGCCGACGAAGCCCGCGACGAGGGCGAGCCGATGGCGGATCGGACGGCGTGGCGGATCGCATCGTTGAACGGCTGGTGGAGTGTGTTCGGGAAGAAGCGGAGCAAGAACGGCAAGAAGCCTGGCCCTGCTGTTCATGATGATCTCTGTGTCGTCATCGACGAGCGCGGCCGGGAGCGCCACCAGTTCGTCGCTTCCCGACCGAACCAGCTCTGGCTAACCGACATCACGGAACACAAAACGAGCGAAGGCCGACTTTATCTTTGCGCGGTCAAGGATGCGTTCAGCGGCCGGATCGTGGGCTACTCGATCGACTCGCGCATGAAGGCATCTCTCGCGGTTCGCGCTGTCCGCAACGCCGCCCGGATGCGCGGAAACGTGAACGGCTGCATCGTTCATTCGGACAGAGGGTCGCAGTTTCGAAGCAGGAAGCTGCGCCGCGAACTCGCTACCCATAATCTCGTCGGCTCGATGGGCAGGGTTGCTTCTTGCGGCGACAACGCGGCGATGGAATCGTTCTTCAGCCTGCTGCAGAAGAACGTCCTGAACCGGCGCTCCTGGGCCACCCGCGAACAGCTGCGCATCGCGATCGTGACCTGGATCGAGCGGACCTATCACCGGCGACGTCGACAGGTCCGCCTGGGCCGTTTGACGCCCATCGAGTTCGAGACCATCATGAACAACGACCTGGCCCTCGCGGCCTAA
- a CDS encoding IS256 family transposase yields the protein MTTVARRNPEDSAKIKAIEEKLLANPEMAKLIDELGTSTTDANDLVRGLLQASINRGLNAEMDAHLGYQHGDRDSKEAAGQNNSRNGSYPKRVDSNYGPVDVAVPRDRDGSFLPTMVPKGSRRLTDVDDMIISLYAGGMTVRDIQHHMVTAMGVDISHETISAITDAVLEEVLIWQNRQLEEFYPVIFLDALRIKVRDGGRVVNKSAYLAIGVDMDGIKHILGIWLAKEEGASFWAQVCANLATRGVHDVFIVCCDGLKGLPEAVEATWPDSMVQTCVVHLIRAANRWVAYGDRKAVSAQLKKIYTAPTEQTALAALAEFEASELGEKYPQSVKVWRDAWDRFIPFLEFPPMARKVIYTTNSIESMNNELRKATRNRVQFTNDESAIKTLWLMICNIEDKRAAKRAKQGKRVAATSGRLIEGRRVTNWKQAINQMSVAYPDRFEPYL from the coding sequence ATGACTACCGTGGCACGACGAAACCCAGAAGACTCCGCAAAGATCAAAGCGATCGAGGAAAAGCTGCTGGCCAATCCTGAGATGGCGAAACTGATCGACGAGCTCGGCACCTCCACAACGGATGCCAACGATCTCGTCCGGGGCCTGCTCCAGGCCTCGATCAACCGCGGCCTCAACGCCGAGATGGATGCCCACCTCGGCTACCAGCACGGTGACCGGGACAGCAAGGAAGCCGCTGGTCAGAACAATTCCCGTAACGGTTCCTACCCCAAGCGGGTCGATTCGAACTACGGACCGGTCGATGTCGCTGTTCCCAGGGACCGTGACGGATCCTTCCTGCCGACAATGGTGCCCAAAGGATCCCGCCGGCTGACCGACGTCGACGACATGATCATCAGTCTCTATGCCGGTGGCATGACCGTCCGAGACATCCAGCACCACATGGTCACCGCCATGGGCGTGGACATCTCCCATGAAACAATCTCCGCGATCACCGATGCGGTCCTCGAGGAGGTGCTGATCTGGCAGAACCGCCAACTCGAGGAGTTCTACCCCGTGATCTTCCTCGATGCGTTACGCATCAAAGTCCGTGACGGGGGCCGGGTGGTCAACAAATCCGCGTACCTGGCTATCGGGGTGGACATGGACGGGATCAAACACATCCTCGGTATCTGGCTGGCGAAAGAGGAAGGAGCCTCGTTCTGGGCCCAGGTGTGCGCCAACCTCGCTACCCGCGGCGTACACGATGTGTTTATCGTGTGCTGCGACGGGCTCAAGGGCCTGCCGGAGGCTGTGGAAGCCACCTGGCCGGATTCGATGGTCCAGACCTGTGTCGTCCATCTGATCAGGGCAGCGAACCGGTGGGTGGCCTACGGAGATCGCAAAGCGGTGTCCGCCCAGCTGAAGAAGATCTACACCGCCCCCACCGAGCAGACCGCTCTGGCGGCGTTGGCGGAGTTCGAGGCCTCCGAGCTGGGGGAAAAGTACCCGCAGTCAGTCAAGGTGTGGCGCGATGCGTGGGACCGGTTCATCCCGTTCCTGGAGTTTCCTCCCATGGCCCGGAAGGTGATCTACACCACGAACTCGATTGAGTCGATGAACAACGAGCTGCGCAAAGCCACCCGGAATCGGGTGCAGTTTACCAACGATGAGTCCGCGATCAAAACCTTGTGGTTGATGATCTGCAACATCGAGGACAAACGGGCCGCCAAGCGCGCTAAGCAGGGCAAACGGGTCGCGGCTACCAGTGGCCGGCTGATCGAGGGCAGGCGGGTGACGAACTGGAAGCAGGCCATCAACCAGATGTCTGTGGCCTACCCGGACCGCTTCGAGCCCTACCTCTAA
- a CDS encoding ATP-binding protein gives MTTLTIQAGGDHIQRLSGQGSPEKALVELVWNALDAEATKVDVIVDRNDINGIDAITVKDNGHGFNSHEARGDFGNIGDSWKRKNTKTKNHMRALHGSKGQGRIRGFALGTEIHWDSIARAVAGGFERTTVKANSASLAQVTISSEALEGEHCETGTSFTAENKSQRTLPQLDSGEAKSELLESFAPLLIAEPDLVINYDGERLDPKSNIHDDKTLVVEFGNDDQTAQLRVIRWKAGKHRRILFGPTSEHFIEQLNDSEGYSSYAYTAYASSQVLNADNAKDLVLDAVEGSEAPLLHCKEAVLTTLHSYLRTKASEERERRVSDWKEKGVYPYEGTPKNRAEQTERAVFDTIAGAISDQIPRGKERAKLTLDLLKTSMQSDPDSLNRILSEVVSLSERDRQALDILLRETTLPNIIQSANTVSRRYKVLAGLEKLVLSGADSKPVKERQHLHMILENELWIFGEGYSTMTSERALTNLLREHLKLSGLPADSAEPVKTLEGKAGRTDLHFAVQNREHDRTRHLIVELKRPSVSATKEELSQVSNYGTAIAEDPAFRAGQSEWDIVLVVSNFGRGVLREITDKNTGMFNEYNEPGEPHVRMFVRSWATIIDENRRRLDFMNRSLKINPDSDEGLNYLKDLYPDYLPAEILQEGTNEVA, from the coding sequence GTGACTACTTTGACCATTCAAGCAGGTGGAGACCATATCCAGCGCCTTTCCGGACAAGGCTCTCCGGAAAAAGCTCTAGTCGAGCTTGTGTGGAACGCCCTCGACGCAGAAGCCACCAAAGTCGATGTCATCGTCGACCGAAACGACATCAACGGCATTGATGCGATCACCGTTAAAGACAACGGTCACGGCTTCAACAGCCACGAGGCACGCGGCGACTTCGGCAACATCGGCGATTCTTGGAAACGAAAAAACACTAAAACCAAGAATCACATGAGAGCCCTACACGGCAGTAAAGGCCAGGGGCGCATCCGTGGTTTCGCCCTCGGCACCGAGATTCACTGGGACAGCATCGCCAGGGCCGTAGCCGGCGGGTTTGAACGCACCACCGTTAAGGCCAATTCAGCCAGCCTAGCCCAGGTAACGATCTCATCCGAAGCACTTGAAGGCGAACACTGTGAAACTGGGACCAGTTTCACCGCAGAGAACAAGAGCCAAAGGACGTTGCCTCAGCTGGATTCCGGCGAGGCTAAGTCAGAACTCCTGGAGTCCTTTGCACCTCTGCTCATTGCGGAACCTGACCTGGTCATAAACTACGACGGCGAACGGCTCGACCCGAAGAGCAACATCCACGACGATAAAACACTAGTGGTGGAGTTCGGAAACGACGATCAGACCGCCCAACTTCGGGTCATCCGATGGAAGGCCGGTAAGCACCGCCGTATCCTGTTCGGCCCTACATCCGAGCACTTCATTGAACAACTCAACGACAGTGAAGGCTACAGTTCATACGCTTATACCGCCTACGCTTCTTCACAAGTGCTGAACGCGGACAATGCAAAAGACCTTGTCCTCGACGCGGTGGAAGGCTCGGAAGCTCCGTTGCTCCACTGTAAGGAAGCAGTCCTAACAACCCTTCATTCTTACCTTCGCACCAAGGCCTCAGAGGAACGCGAAAGACGCGTCTCGGATTGGAAGGAAAAGGGTGTTTACCCGTATGAGGGGACTCCAAAGAACAGGGCAGAACAAACTGAGAGGGCCGTATTCGACACCATTGCAGGGGCCATTTCCGACCAAATCCCCCGAGGCAAGGAAAGAGCCAAACTTACCCTCGACCTGCTAAAGACCTCGATGCAGAGCGACCCAGATAGCCTAAATAGGATTCTCTCTGAAGTAGTCAGCCTCTCTGAACGCGACCGCCAAGCGCTAGACATTCTGCTAAGAGAAACGACGCTGCCCAACATCATCCAGTCTGCCAACACTGTGTCTCGTAGATACAAAGTCCTAGCAGGATTGGAGAAGTTGGTCCTCAGTGGAGCCGATTCCAAACCTGTGAAAGAACGTCAGCATCTCCACATGATACTGGAAAACGAACTGTGGATATTTGGGGAAGGCTACTCAACAATGACGTCCGAAAGAGCCCTGACGAACCTGCTGCGCGAGCATCTTAAGCTCTCCGGACTCCCCGCGGACTCGGCGGAACCGGTGAAGACACTAGAAGGAAAGGCCGGTCGAACTGATCTCCACTTCGCGGTTCAAAACCGAGAGCATGACCGGACTAGGCACCTGATTGTCGAACTCAAACGACCATCCGTTAGTGCCACCAAGGAAGAACTTTCACAGGTTAGCAATTACGGAACTGCCATAGCTGAGGACCCGGCCTTCCGGGCTGGACAAAGCGAATGGGACATCGTGTTGGTAGTAAGTAACTTCGGGCGCGGCGTTCTGCGTGAAATCACAGACAAGAACACCGGGATGTTCAACGAGTACAACGAACCCGGGGAACCACACGTACGGATGTTTGTCCGCTCGTGGGCGACGATAATCGACGAAAATCGTCGGCGGCTCGACTTCATGAACAGGTCCCTCAAGATCAATCCAGACAGCGACGAAGGCCTCAACTACCTAAAGGACCTCTACCCGGACTACCTCCCCGCCGAAATCCTTCAAGAAGGAACGAACGAAGTTGCCTAG
- a CDS encoding transposase: MPKPFPKEFRDDVIRVAENRDPEVTLAQIAKDFGVHVGTLDKWMRQARIEAGEQPGETKQESVELRDLRKRNRLLEQEVEVLRRATAYLSQAHLPGK, encoded by the coding sequence ATGCCCAAGCCGTTCCCCAAGGAGTTCCGCGACGACGTGATCCGCGTGGCGGAGAATCGTGATCCGGAAGTGACGCTCGCGCAGATCGCGAAGGACTTCGGCGTCCATGTCGGAACTCTCGATAAGTGGATGCGGCAGGCCCGCATCGAGGCCGGCGAACAGCCGGGTGAGACGAAGCAGGAGTCCGTGGAGTTGCGTGATCTCCGTAAGCGCAATCGCCTCCTCGAGCAGGAGGTCGAGGTCCTGCGCCGCGCGACCGCGTATCTGTCTCAGGCTCATCTGCCGGGAAAATGA
- a CDS encoding ABC-F family ATP-binding cassette domain-containing protein — protein MANLINLENVSKTWGLKTLLDGVSLGVQTGDRIGVVGLNGGGKTTLLEVLTGIEPPDSGRVSHNSNLRMAVVTQRADLTDTDTVGEVVLSPLGLQTFEWASNARVREVLGGLGVAELGLDTPVGGLSGGERRRVNLAAALVRDLDLVILDEPTNHLDVEGVQWLAEHLIARRIAIVVVTHDRWFLDTVATTTWEVHDGTVDIYEGGYNDWTFARAERARQADAVEQRRQNLARKELAWLRRGAPARTSKPRYRIEAAEALIADVPAPRDSVELTAFSRQRQGKVVIELEDARVETPDGRMLVDDLTWRLAPGERIGLVGVNGSGKTTLLRTLAGEHPLTEGKRIEGRTVRLGWLRQELDDLDPSMRLLDAVEDVASYVQLGKKEISASQLAERLGFSAKRQRTPVGDLSGGERRRLQLTRVLMAEPNVLLLDEPTNDLDIDTLQELESLLDSWPGTLVVISHDRYLIERISDSTWALFGDGKLTNLPGGIEQYLERRRQLAEAGGSGPIDLGEKNSAGVSESAQQPTSGLSSQEERELKKQLNALERKMGKVADRIATFEQEMAVLSAADDPDYGKIGDANAALQEAQAEHEGLEMEWLELGEKLEG, from the coding sequence ATGGCGAACCTCATCAACCTTGAAAACGTCTCCAAGACCTGGGGACTCAAGACCCTGCTCGACGGCGTCAGCCTCGGCGTCCAGACCGGCGACCGCATCGGCGTCGTCGGCCTCAATGGCGGCGGCAAGACCACCCTCCTCGAGGTCCTCACCGGCATCGAACCCCCGGACTCCGGACGCGTCTCCCACAACTCCAACCTCCGCATGGCCGTGGTCACCCAGCGCGCCGACCTCACCGACACCGACACCGTCGGCGAGGTCGTCCTCAGCCCCCTCGGCCTGCAGACCTTCGAATGGGCCTCCAACGCCCGCGTACGCGAGGTCCTCGGCGGCCTCGGCGTCGCCGAGCTCGGCCTCGACACCCCGGTCGGCGGCCTGTCCGGCGGCGAACGACGCCGCGTCAACCTCGCCGCCGCCCTCGTCCGCGACCTCGACCTGGTCATCCTCGACGAGCCCACCAACCACCTCGACGTCGAAGGTGTGCAGTGGCTGGCCGAACACCTCATCGCCCGCCGCATCGCCATCGTCGTGGTCACCCATGACCGCTGGTTCCTCGACACCGTCGCCACCACCACCTGGGAGGTCCACGACGGCACCGTCGACATCTACGAGGGCGGCTACAACGACTGGACCTTCGCCCGCGCCGAACGCGCCCGCCAGGCCGACGCCGTGGAGCAGCGCCGCCAGAACCTCGCCCGGAAGGAACTGGCCTGGCTGCGTCGCGGCGCCCCGGCCCGGACCTCCAAGCCCCGCTACCGCATCGAGGCCGCCGAGGCACTCATCGCCGACGTCCCCGCCCCCCGCGACTCCGTCGAGCTGACCGCCTTCTCCCGCCAACGCCAGGGCAAGGTGGTCATCGAACTCGAGGACGCCCGCGTCGAGACCCCGGACGGGCGCATGCTCGTCGACGATCTCACCTGGCGCCTCGCCCCCGGTGAACGCATCGGCCTCGTCGGCGTCAACGGTTCCGGCAAGACCACCCTGTTGCGCACCCTCGCCGGCGAACACCCCCTCACCGAGGGAAAGCGCATCGAGGGCCGCACCGTCCGTCTCGGCTGGCTGCGCCAGGAACTCGACGACCTCGACCCGTCCATGCGGCTTCTCGACGCCGTCGAGGACGTCGCCAGCTACGTCCAGCTGGGCAAGAAGGAGATCTCCGCCTCCCAGCTCGCCGAACGACTCGGATTCTCCGCCAAACGCCAGCGCACCCCCGTCGGGGATCTCTCCGGCGGCGAACGGCGTCGCCTTCAGCTCACCCGGGTGCTCATGGCCGAGCCCAACGTGCTGCTTCTCGACGAGCCGACCAACGACCTGGACATCGACACCCTCCAAGAACTGGAATCCCTTCTCGACTCCTGGCCCGGCACCCTCGTGGTCATCTCCCACGACCGCTATCTCATCGAGCGCATCTCCGACTCCACCTGGGCCCTGTTCGGAGACGGCAAGCTCACCAACCTGCCCGGTGGTATCGAACAGTACCTCGAACGACGTCGGCAGCTGGCGGAAGCCGGCGGCTCCGGACCAATCGATCTCGGGGAGAAGAACTCCGCCGGCGTCAGTGAGAGCGCCCAACAGCCGACGAGCGGCCTGAGCTCGCAGGAGGAACGCGAGCTGAAGAAGCAGCTCAACGCGCTCGAGCGGAAGATGGGCAAGGTCGCCGACCGGATCGCCACTTTCGAGCAGGAGATGGCCGTGCTCTCCGCCGCCGATGACCCGGACTACGGCAAGATCGGCGACGCGAACGCCGCACTGCAGGAGGCCCAGGCCGAGCACGAGGGCCTGGAGATGGAATGGCTGGAGCTGGGGGAGAAGCTCGAAGGCTAA
- a CDS encoding putative quinol monooxygenase, with product MILINVKFRPLPEHVENFREIVAEFTEKTRQEAGCIFFEWSRNTDDPSEYILIEAFQDDAAEAHVNSDHFTAATELFPTVLSETPQIINTFIEGKSDWDRMAEFQVG from the coding sequence ATGATCCTCATCAACGTCAAATTCCGCCCGCTGCCCGAGCACGTCGAGAACTTCCGCGAGATCGTCGCGGAGTTCACCGAGAAGACGCGCCAGGAGGCGGGCTGCATCTTCTTCGAGTGGTCCCGCAACACCGATGATCCGTCGGAGTACATCCTCATTGAGGCGTTCCAGGATGACGCCGCGGAGGCGCACGTGAACTCCGATCATTTCACGGCCGCCACGGAGCTGTTCCCGACGGTGCTGTCGGAGACCCCGCAGATCATCAACACCTTCATCGAGGGGAAGAGCGACTGGGACCGGATGGCCGAGTTCCAGGTCGGCTGA
- a CDS encoding 4-(cytidine 5'-diphospho)-2-C-methyl-D-erythritol kinase translates to MRTISVRAHGKVNLHLGVGDAREDGYHELVTVFQSLSLSDVVTLEIDDEETVATGSIVSGLTATGLDAASVPQDATNLAWRGVDTLVDFYRARHGLGSLPRVRIRIEKGIPTAGGMAGGSADAAAALLAAHILVTETMPALDQTTLDALAAELGSDVPFTLRGGTMLGTGRGEQLTPMLSRGRYHWALVFSKQGLATPEVFGHLDQLRDQGREIGPSLDTTDLAHALMTGNAEEVAGHLANDLQAPAVSLRSDIARTLDLGKRAGALAGIVSGSGPTCAFLCRSELHARDVLDDLLSEGVYSGATATGPAHGAYLIDG, encoded by the coding sequence ACGAGCTGGTCACCGTCTTCCAGTCCCTGAGCCTGTCGGACGTGGTCACCCTCGAGATCGACGACGAGGAGACCGTGGCCACCGGCAGCATCGTCAGCGGGCTCACCGCCACGGGTCTGGATGCGGCGTCGGTGCCGCAGGATGCGACGAACCTGGCGTGGCGCGGCGTCGATACGCTCGTGGACTTCTACCGCGCCCGCCACGGTCTCGGCAGCCTGCCGCGCGTGCGGATCCGCATCGAGAAGGGGATCCCCACCGCCGGCGGCATGGCCGGTGGCTCCGCCGACGCCGCCGCGGCCCTGCTCGCCGCCCACATCCTCGTCACCGAGACGATGCCCGCGCTCGACCAGACCACCCTCGACGCGCTCGCCGCCGAACTCGGCTCCGACGTGCCCTTCACGCTGCGCGGCGGGACGATGCTCGGCACCGGTCGCGGCGAGCAGCTCACCCCCATGCTCTCCCGGGGGCGGTACCACTGGGCGCTGGTGTTCTCGAAGCAGGGCCTGGCCACGCCCGAGGTCTTCGGCCACCTCGACCAGCTGCGGGACCAGGGCCGGGAGATCGGCCCCTCCCTCGACACCACCGACCTGGCCCACGCGCTCATGACCGGCAACGCCGAGGAGGTCGCCGGCCATCTGGCCAACGACCTCCAGGCACCCGCGGTCTCCCTGCGCAGCGACATCGCCCGCACCCTCGACCTGGGAAAGCGGGCCGGTGCGCTGGCGGGCATCGTCTCCGGATCCGGCCCGACCTGTGCGTTCCTGTGCCGGTCCGAACTCCACGCCCGAGACGTCCTCGACGACCTGCTCTCCGAGGGTGTCTACTCCGGGGCCACGGCCACCGGGCCCGCCCACGGGGCGTACCTCATCGACGGCTAG
- a CDS encoding IS256 family transposase, with product MTTVARRNPEDSAKIKAIEEKLLANPEMAKLIDELGTSTTDANDLVRGLLQASINRGLNAEMDAHLGYQHGDRDSKEAAGQNNSRNGSYPKRVDSNYGPVDVAVPRDRDGSFLPTMVPKGSRRLTDVDDMIISLYAGGMTVRDIQHHMVTAMGVDISHETISAITDAVLEEVLIWQNRQLEEFYPVIFLDALRIKVRDGGRVVNKSAYLAIGVDMDGIKHILGIWLAKEEGASFWAQVCANLATRGVHDVFIVCCDGLKGLPEAVEATWPDSMVQTCVVHLIRAANRWVAYGDRKAVSAQLKKIYTAPTEQTALAALAEFEASELGEKYPQSVKVWRDAWDRFIPFLEFPPMARKVIYTTNSIESMNNELRKATRNRVQFTNDESAIKTLWLMICNIEDKRAAKRAKQGKRVAATSGRLIEGRRVTNWKQAINQMSVAYPDR from the coding sequence ATGACTACCGTGGCACGACGAAACCCAGAAGACTCCGCAAAGATCAAAGCGATCGAGGAAAAGCTGCTGGCCAATCCTGAGATGGCGAAACTGATCGACGAGCTCGGCACCTCCACAACGGATGCCAACGATCTCGTCCGGGGCCTGCTCCAGGCCTCGATCAACCGCGGCCTCAACGCCGAGATGGATGCCCACCTCGGCTACCAGCACGGTGACCGGGACAGCAAGGAAGCCGCTGGTCAGAACAATTCCCGTAACGGTTCCTACCCCAAGCGGGTCGATTCGAACTACGGACCGGTCGATGTCGCTGTTCCCAGGGACCGTGACGGATCCTTCCTGCCGACAATGGTGCCCAAAGGATCCCGCCGGCTGACCGACGTCGACGACATGATCATCAGTCTCTATGCCGGTGGCATGACCGTCCGAGACATCCAGCACCACATGGTCACCGCCATGGGCGTGGACATCTCCCATGAAACAATCTCCGCGATCACCGATGCGGTCCTCGAGGAGGTGCTGATCTGGCAGAACCGCCAACTCGAGGAGTTCTACCCCGTGATCTTCCTCGATGCGTTACGCATCAAAGTCCGTGACGGGGGCCGGGTGGTCAACAAATCCGCGTACCTGGCTATCGGGGTGGACATGGACGGGATCAAACACATCCTCGGTATCTGGCTGGCGAAAGAGGAAGGAGCCTCGTTCTGGGCCCAGGTGTGCGCCAACCTCGCTACCCGCGGCGTACACGATGTGTTTATCGTGTGCTGCGACGGGCTCAAGGGCCTGCCGGAGGCTGTGGAAGCCACCTGGCCGGATTCGATGGTCCAGACCTGTGTCGTCCATCTGATCAGGGCAGCGAACCGGTGGGTGGCCTACGGAGATCGCAAAGCGGTGTCCGCCCAGCTGAAGAAGATCTACACCGCCCCCACCGAGCAGACCGCTCTGGCGGCGTTGGCGGAGTTCGAGGCCTCCGAGCTGGGGGAAAAGTACCCGCAGTCAGTCAAGGTGTGGCGCGATGCGTGGGACCGGTTCATCCCGTTCCTGGAGTTTCCTCCCATGGCCCGGAAGGTGATCTACACCACGAACTCGATTGAGTCGATGAACAACGAGCTGCGCAAAGCCACCCGGAATCGGGTGCAGTTTACCAACGATGAGTCCGCGATCAAAACCTTGTGGTTGATGATCTGCAACATCGAGGACAAACGGGCCGCCAAGCGCGCTAAGCAGGGTAAACGGGTCGCGGCTACCAGTGGCCGGCTGATCGAGGGCAGGCGGGTGACGAACTGGAAGCAGGCCATCAACCAGATGTCTGTGGCCTACCCGGACCGCTGA
- the ppk2 gene encoding polyphosphate kinase 2 produces MGKKDTAAAASKAEKAEKPEKLNSKAYEKELKRLQAELVDMQQWVVETGARVVIIMEGRDAAGKGSAIKRITQYLNPRSARIEALPAPSSREQGQWYFQRYVEKLPTAGEIVIFDRSWYNRAGVERVMGFCTSQEYRRFLHQAPIFERLLVEDGILLRKYWFSVSDEEQLARFQSRLEDPLRRWKLSPMDLQSITRWEDYSRAKDEMFIHTDIPSAPWYTVESEDKKRSRINVISHLLSTIPYEKIERPLPEIPERPGSDNNYERPPRAEFRYVPDVAANLAKSRTGDNGDKGGKTKSRKERPDGRH; encoded by the coding sequence ATGGGTAAAAAGGACACCGCTGCTGCCGCCAGCAAAGCTGAGAAGGCCGAGAAGCCGGAGAAGCTGAACTCGAAGGCGTATGAGAAGGAACTCAAGCGCCTGCAGGCTGAGCTGGTGGACATGCAGCAGTGGGTGGTGGAGACGGGCGCGCGGGTGGTCATCATCATGGAGGGCCGTGACGCCGCCGGTAAGGGTTCCGCCATCAAGCGGATCACCCAGTACCTCAACCCGCGGTCGGCCCGCATCGAGGCGCTGCCGGCACCGAGCTCCCGGGAGCAGGGTCAGTGGTACTTCCAGCGGTACGTGGAGAAGCTGCCCACCGCCGGTGAGATCGTCATCTTCGACCGCTCCTGGTACAACCGCGCCGGAGTGGAGCGGGTCATGGGCTTCTGCACCTCGCAGGAGTACCGCCGGTTCCTGCACCAGGCCCCGATCTTCGAGCGTCTGCTCGTCGAGGACGGCATCCTGCTGCGCAAGTACTGGTTCTCGGTCTCGGATGAGGAGCAGCTCGCACGTTTCCAGTCCCGCCTGGAGGATCCGCTGCGCCGCTGGAAGCTGTCGCCGATGGATCTGCAGTCGATCACCCGCTGGGAGGACTATTCCCGGGCGAAGGATGAGATGTTCATCCACACCGACATCCCCTCGGCACCCTGGTACACGGTGGAGAGCGAGGACAAGAAGCGTTCCCGCATCAACGTGATCTCGCATCTGCTCTCGACGATCCCGTACGAGAAGATCGAGCGTCCGCTGCCGGAGATCCCCGAGCGACCGGGCTCGGACAACAACTACGAGCGCCCGCCGCGTGCGGAGTTCCGTTACGTCCCGGACGTGGCGGCGAACCTGGCCAAGAGCCGCACCGGGGACAACGGGGACAAGGGCGGCAAGACGAAGTCCCGGAAGGAGCGCCCGGATGGACGCCACTGA